The Arachis duranensis cultivar V14167 chromosome 2, aradu.V14167.gnm2.J7QH, whole genome shotgun sequence genome has a window encoding:
- the LOC107474391 gene encoding cytochrome P450 77A3, with amino-acid sequence MIIFSPILILIFTVLLVFLLSQTKSKKLNLPPGPPGWPIVGNLLQVARSGKPYFVFVNDVRQKYGPIFTLKMGTRTMIFLSDPKLIHEALIENGALYASRPPETPTRNVFSVNKFTVNAATYGPIWRSLRKNMVQNMLSSTRLKEFRSVREKAMNKLIDRLRAEAEANNGVVWVLKDARFAVFCILLTMCFGLEMDEETVEKMDEMMKLVLITVDAKIYDYLPILKPFYSKQRKRAMEVRKEQIEFMVPFIDKRKRAIENPGSELSATPFSYLDTLFDLKIEGRKSAPSDDEVVTLCSEFLNGGTDTTATAVEWGIAELIENPHVQKKLFAEIKETVGERKVNEKDVEKMPYLQAVVKELLRKHPPTYFTLTHAVTEPTTISGFDIPTDVNVEIFLAPFGNDPKLWTKPEKFEPERFMDGGMDKDVDITGVTGTMKMMPFGVGRRICPGLGMATVHVHLMLARMVQEFEWSAYPEGKPLDFSGKLVFTVVMKEALRATIKLR; translated from the coding sequence ATGATAATCTTCTCTCCAATTTTAATCCTCATTTTTACAGTCCTACTTGTCTTCCTACTTTCCCAAACCAAATCCAAGAAGCTCAACCTTCCTCCAGGGCCCCCTGGTTGGCCTATTGTTGGTAACCTCCTCCAAGTCGCACGTTCCGGAAAGCCTTATTTCGTCTTTGTGAACGATGTGAGGCAAAAATATGGCCCAATTTTCACCCTCAAGATGGGGACAAGAACCATGATTTTCCTCAGCGACCCCAAACTAATCCACGAGGCGTTGATCGAGAACGGCGCACTCTACGCTAGCAGGCCCCCCGAGACTCCAACAAGAAACGTCTTCAGCGTCAACAAGTTCACAGTTAACGCCGCCACGTACGGTCCCATCTGGCGGTCTCTAAGGAAGAACATGGTTCAAAACATGCTGAGCTCCACCAGGCTGAAGGAGTTTCGTTCTGTGAGAGAGAAGGCGATGAACAAACTCATCGACAGGCTCAGAGCCGAAGCAGAGGCTAACAACGGAGTTGTTTGGGTGCTAAAGGATGCAAGATTCGCCGTCTTCTGCATACTCCTGACCATGTGTTTCGGCCTCGAAATGGACGAAGAAACCGTTGAGAAAATGGATGAGATGATGAAACTGGTCCTCATCACGGTGGACGCGAAAATCTACGACTACCTCCCCATCCTGAAGCCTTTTTACTCAAAGCAGAGGAAGAGAGCCATGGAAGTTCGTAAGGAGCAGATTGAGTTTATGGTTCCTTTCATTGATAAGAGAAAGAGGGCAATCGAAAACCCAGGCTCGGAACTCTCCGCCACTCCATTTTCATACCTGGACACGCTGTTTGATCTCAAAATCGAAGGGCGAAAATCAGCGCCATCAGACGATGAAGTGGTTACCCTCTGCTCTGAGTTTCTTAACGGCGGCACTGACACAACGGCCACAGCAGTTGAGTGGGGAATTGCTGAACTGATTGAGAACCCACACGTACAAAAGAAGCTGTTTGCGGAGATCAAAGAAACGGTTGGGGAGAGGAAAGTGAACGAAAAGGACGTGGAGAAGATGCCGTACTTGCAAGCAGTGGTGAAGGAGCTCTTAAGGAAGCATCCTCCAACGTACTTCACACTCACTCATGCAGTTACCGAACCGACAACTATATCAGGGTTTGACATACCAACTGATGTAAACGTGGAAATCTTCCTTGCGCCCTTTGGAAATGACCCCAAATTATGGACTAAACCGGAGAAGTTCGAACCGGAGAGGTTCATGGATGGAGGAATGGACAAGGACGTTGACATTACCGGAGTGACCGGGACCATGAAGATGATGCCTTTTGGGGTTGGGAGAAGGATATGCCCTGGTTTGGGTATGGCCACAGTTCATGTTCACCTGATGCTGGCCAGGATGGTGCAAGAGTTTGAGTGGAGTGCATATCCCGAAGGGAAGCCGTTGGACTTCAGTGGCAAGTTGGTGTTCACTGTGGTCATGAAGGAAGCTCTCAGAGCAACCATTAAGCTAAGATAA